From a single Bacteroidota bacterium genomic region:
- a CDS encoding type 1 glutamine amidotransferase domain-containing protein, with the protein MKVLIVLTSHSELGNTGEKTGFWIEEFASPYYVLADAGAEITIASPHGGQPPVDPKSEVAEAQTPSTERFSKDNVAMDKVAHSQKLSTVDQADYDAVFYPGGHGPLWDLATDQHSIQLIEAFYNHQKPVAFVCHAPAALVNVKTKNGEPLVKGKHVTSFSNTEEEAVKLTKVVPFSLEDELTKHGAIYSKGADWASHVQQDGVLITGQNPGSSEATAKLLLEAVKKTT; encoded by the coding sequence ATGAAAGTATTAATCGTATTGACTTCCCATAGCGAATTGGGAAATACGGGTGAAAAAACAGGCTTTTGGATCGAAGAATTTGCAAGTCCTTATTATGTTTTGGCGGATGCCGGAGCTGAAATCACTATTGCTTCACCGCATGGAGGACAACCTCCTGTTGATCCTAAAAGCGAGGTCGCTGAAGCGCAAACGCCTTCTACAGAACGGTTTTCCAAAGACAATGTCGCAATGGACAAAGTGGCGCATTCGCAGAAGCTGAGCACTGTCGATCAAGCGGATTATGACGCTGTTTTTTATCCCGGAGGTCATGGCCCATTGTGGGATTTGGCAACGGATCAGCACTCGATTCAATTGATCGAGGCATTTTACAACCATCAAAAACCTGTCGCATTTGTTTGCCACGCGCCTGCGGCCTTGGTGAATGTCAAAACGAAAAACGGGGAACCATTGGTAAAAGGAAAGCACGTGACAAGTTTCTCCAACACGGAAGAAGAGGCCGTCAAATTGACGAAGGTCGTGCCTTTTTCGCTCGAAGATGAACTCACGAAACATGGCGCGATTTACTCCAAAGGAGCTGATTGGGCATCGCATGTGCAGCAAGACGGGGTATTGATTACAGGTCAAAACCCAGGCTCTTCCGAGGCTACGGCCAAATTGCTTTTGGAGGCCGTGAAAAAGACAACGTGA
- a CDS encoding N-6 DNA methylase has product MSNISSIIKSIRDIMWQDTGLNGDAQRIEQLGWMLFLKIFSDKDQDLELANDDYVSPIPAEFHWVKGAKGNWAGDDESLTGDALLEFVDRKLFPALRNIKVEGNRRALIVREVFEGNNNYMKSGTNLRKVLNKLNEIDFNVAKDRHAFGELYEGILKELQSAGKSGEFYTPRAITQFITDIINPQLGEKVLDPACGTGGYLSSAIEHLKAQAKNVEDLRSIEENVVGWEYKPLPYLLATTNLILHDIEVPNIRFGDALDQPLSSFTEKHRVNVILANPPFGGIVANGNETNFPQTFRTRESADLFLILMIHLLKKGGRAGIVLPDGSLTGEGVKQRVRQKLLEDCNLHTIVRLPNSVFQPYATVATNLLFFDKGTPTQEVWYYEHRLPEGQKSYSKTKTIQRKEFAPIEAWWGNRAESEVAWRVPIQTIIDRGYDLDIKNPNKAEESREHSSAELMEMLAKSFEKSNGLLNALKEAVR; this is encoded by the coding sequence ATGTCCAACATCTCCTCCATCATCAAATCCATCCGCGACATTATGTGGCAGGACACCGGCCTCAATGGCGACGCGCAGCGCATCGAGCAGCTCGGGTGGATGCTCTTTCTCAAGATCTTCAGCGACAAGGATCAGGACTTGGAATTGGCCAATGACGATTATGTCTCGCCCATCCCTGCCGAATTTCACTGGGTCAAGGGCGCCAAGGGCAACTGGGCGGGTGACGACGAAAGCTTGACGGGAGATGCCCTGCTCGAATTCGTGGATCGCAAACTGTTTCCGGCCTTGCGCAACATCAAAGTCGAGGGCAACCGCCGCGCCTTGATTGTGCGGGAAGTATTCGAAGGGAACAACAACTACATGAAAAGCGGCACCAACCTCCGCAAGGTGCTCAACAAACTCAACGAAATCGACTTCAACGTCGCCAAAGACCGGCATGCATTCGGCGAACTCTACGAAGGCATCCTCAAGGAACTCCAAAGCGCGGGCAAAAGCGGCGAATTTTACACCCCGAGGGCCATCACGCAATTCATTACGGACATCATCAACCCGCAACTCGGCGAAAAAGTCCTCGATCCCGCCTGTGGCACGGGCGGTTACCTCAGCTCCGCGATCGAACATTTGAAGGCGCAAGCCAAAAACGTCGAAGACCTGCGCAGCATCGAGGAAAACGTCGTCGGCTGGGAATACAAGCCGCTTCCTTACCTCTTGGCGACCACCAACCTCATCTTGCACGACATCGAGGTGCCCAATATCCGGTTTGGCGATGCGCTTGATCAGCCTTTGTCGAGCTTCACCGAAAAGCACCGCGTCAACGTCATCTTGGCCAATCCGCCGTTTGGGGGAATCGTCGCCAACGGAAACGAGACCAATTTCCCGCAGACGTTTCGCACGCGGGAGAGCGCGGACCTTTTCCTGATCTTGATGATTCACCTGCTCAAAAAAGGCGGTCGCGCCGGCATCGTCTTGCCCGACGGTTCGCTCACGGGCGAGGGCGTGAAGCAACGCGTGCGGCAAAAACTCCTGGAAGACTGCAACTTGCATACGATTGTGCGCCTCCCCAACAGCGTGTTTCAGCCGTATGCGACCGTGGCCACCAACCTGCTGTTCTTCGACAAGGGCACGCCGACCCAAGAAGTTTGGTACTACGAGCACCGCCTACCCGAGGGCCAGAAGTCATACAGCAAGACCAAAACCATTCAGCGCAAGGAATTTGCACCGATCGAGGCATGGTGGGGAAATCGTGCCGAAAGCGAGGTCGCGTGGCGGGTCCCCATCCAAACCATCATCGACCGGGGCTACGACCTCGACATCAAAAACCCCAACAAAGCCGAAGAATCCCGCGAACATTCAAGCGCGGAACTGATGGAAATGCTGGCGAAAAGCTTCGAAAAGAGCAATGGATTGTTGAATGCTTTGAAGGAGGCGGTGAGATGA
- a CDS encoding restriction endonuclease subunit S yields the protein MVNRILWQDNIKGFPIPLPPLQTQHRIVALLAAYQGLCASLEAQIQESLTLNGALLQEVLREALSEK from the coding sequence ATGGTCAACCGAATATTATGGCAAGATAATATCAAAGGTTTCCCAATTCCCCTTCCCCCGCTGCAAACGCAACACCGCATCGTAGCGTTATTGGCGGCCTATCAAGGGTTGTGTGCGTCGTTGGAGGCGCAGATACAGGAGAGCCTGACTTTGAATGGGGCTTTGTTGCAGGAGGTTTTGAGAGAAGCTTTAAGTGAAAAGTGA
- a CDS encoding TolC family protein has product MATILGKTGLHAQSNLDNVLSTVATNNKTFKAQSQYWEAQKASYKTGLSPTDPVVGFDYMIGSPATAGNQTDLTVTQLLDFPTAYAKKQQLSEAQTGQAQWQVQAARRDLLLETKKVCLNLVYHRQLQTALARRLARAEQLRDDFQRKMDKGDGNVLDLNKARLQWVAIQQESQENRLAISVLESQLVALNGGTALEFTDSIYPLATNIGSFESLEKEIESADPMRNLLAQEVTIAQKELEVSKALKLPRLEVGYHYQGILGQSYNGVHTGVSVPLWEHRNTTELRQVEIAVAGLELQDHLNAHYFEIKELYGRFKSIESAMETYRALLTDLNSETLLTKALALGQISVIEYFMELSYYYDAHNTLLSMEREYQLVLADLLKHRL; this is encoded by the coding sequence ATGGCCACGATCCTGGGCAAGACCGGCTTGCACGCGCAATCCAATTTGGACAACGTGCTCTCGACCGTCGCCACCAACAACAAGACCTTCAAAGCACAATCACAGTACTGGGAGGCACAAAAGGCGAGCTACAAGACGGGCCTGTCCCCCACCGATCCGGTCGTCGGTTTTGATTACATGATCGGCAGCCCCGCCACGGCGGGAAATCAGACAGACTTGACGGTGACGCAGCTCCTGGATTTCCCGACTGCCTATGCCAAAAAACAGCAATTGTCCGAAGCCCAAACCGGCCAAGCACAATGGCAAGTGCAGGCCGCCCGACGTGATTTGCTCTTGGAGACCAAAAAGGTTTGCCTCAACTTGGTGTACCACCGGCAATTGCAGACGGCATTGGCACGCAGATTGGCCCGTGCGGAACAATTGCGGGACGACTTTCAACGGAAAATGGACAAAGGCGACGGCAATGTCCTTGATTTGAACAAGGCACGCCTGCAATGGGTCGCCATCCAACAAGAAAGTCAGGAAAACCGGTTGGCGATCAGCGTGCTCGAAAGTCAACTTGTGGCACTTAACGGCGGAACTGCACTGGAATTCACCGATTCCATCTATCCCCTTGCGACCAACATCGGTTCGTTCGAGAGTCTTGAAAAGGAAATCGAATCCGCCGACCCGATGCGCAATCTTTTGGCGCAGGAGGTTACCATCGCCCAGAAGGAATTGGAGGTGAGCAAGGCATTGAAACTGCCACGCTTGGAGGTGGGTTATCACTACCAAGGAATCCTCGGGCAATCCTACAATGGAGTTCACACGGGAGTTTCCGTGCCGCTTTGGGAGCATCGCAATACCACCGAACTCCGTCAAGTCGAAATTGCCGTTGCCGGGTTGGAGTTGCAAGACCATCTGAACGCGCATTACTTCGAAATCAAAGAGTTGTATGGACGTTTCAAATCCATCGAATCAGCAATGGAAACCTATCGGGCCTTGCTGACCGACCTCAACAGCGAGACCCTGCTCACCAAAGCCCTTGCCCTCGGCCAAATTTCCGTCATCGAATATTTCATGGAGCTGAGCTATTACTACGACGCCCACAACACCCTGCTGTCAATGGAACGGGAATACCAACTCGTGTTGGCAGACCTGCTGAAGCATCGTTTGTGA
- a CDS encoding efflux RND transporter permease subunit gives MLNKIINFSLHNRLLLVVASVLLLIFGTFVASRMEVDVFPDLTAPTVVVLTEAHGMAPEEVEKLVTFPIETSVNGATNVRRVRSSSSAGISIVWIEFEWNTDIFKARQIVNEKISAVAEKLPAGVGTPTMGPQSSIMGEIMLIGLTADSTSQMDLRTIADWTLRPRLLATGGVSQVIVIGGDYKQYQILASPQKMNSFGVSLTELLKASTEANGNSSGGFMNEYSNEYIVKGIGRTSEVNEIGSAFVKMVDGKPVRIEDVAEVKIGASPKIGDGSLKGKPAVILTVMKQPATNTLALTATIDDAITELQATLPKDVEINTKIFRQADFINASIGNIKKTLLEGSIFVVIILLLFLMNWRATLISLLAIPISLIVAILTLKWLGFTINTMSLGGMAIAIGALVDDAIIDVENVFRRLKEDALKPVGERRDKLKVIFDASVEIRTSIINATFIIIVAFVPLFFLSGMEGKLLAPLGIAFIVSLFASLIVSITLTPVLGSYLLTNEKMLQRQHKETWLVARLQRGYSLLLIFVMRYRKTVIGTSSLLLAVALALATQLGRSFLPEFNEGSLVISAVSLPGISLEESNKIGTRVEMALLSIPEIKITTRRTGRAELDEHAQGVNAAEIDAPFVLTDRSREEFMTELREKLAGVSGANITIGQPIGHRIDHMLSGTRANIAVKIFGTDLNRLFTLSNEIKDQIQGIEGLVDLSVEQQVEIPQVQIRAKRALLNHYGITIGQFKEFVDVAFAGEKVSEIYEGNKTFDLMLRFDDANKGKIENIRNAMIDTHDGQKIPLYAVADVVSTTGPNTINREKVQRKTVVSANVAGRDQKSVVEEIQKIVNEKIALPEGYHIEYGGQFEAEAEASKTLLFTSLLSLLIIFLLLFQEFKEVKTASIILINLPLALIGGVFSIYLTSGIMSIPAIIGFITLFGVATRNGILLVSHYKTLSAEGLGLYETIIQGSKDRLSPILMTALTAGLALIPLAIAGDLPGNEIQSPMAKVILGGLLTSTLLNIFIVPVVYYMSNAKSASK, from the coding sequence ATGCTCAACAAGATCATCAATTTTTCGCTGCACAACCGATTGCTGCTCGTGGTCGCCTCCGTGCTGCTGCTGATATTCGGAACATTTGTGGCATCCCGGATGGAGGTGGATGTCTTTCCAGACCTCACAGCGCCGACCGTCGTCGTGCTTACCGAGGCGCATGGGATGGCACCGGAAGAGGTGGAAAAGCTCGTGACCTTCCCGATTGAAACGTCTGTGAACGGGGCAACCAATGTGCGCAGGGTGCGCTCCTCGTCCTCGGCGGGCATTTCCATCGTTTGGATCGAATTTGAATGGAACACCGACATCTTCAAGGCACGGCAAATTGTCAACGAAAAGATCAGCGCAGTCGCCGAAAAACTGCCTGCGGGCGTGGGCACGCCGACCATGGGGCCGCAGTCCTCAATCATGGGGGAGATCATGCTCATCGGCCTGACCGCCGACAGCACCTCCCAAATGGATTTGCGTACCATCGCCGATTGGACCTTGCGCCCGCGGTTGCTTGCCACCGGCGGCGTCTCCCAAGTCATTGTCATCGGCGGCGATTACAAACAATATCAGATCCTCGCCTCACCCCAAAAAATGAATTCCTTTGGCGTATCCCTTACCGAACTGCTCAAAGCAAGCACGGAAGCCAATGGCAACTCCTCCGGCGGATTCATGAATGAATATTCCAATGAATACATCGTCAAGGGAATCGGCAGGACGAGCGAAGTCAACGAAATCGGGAGTGCCTTTGTCAAGATGGTCGACGGGAAACCGGTCAGAATCGAGGATGTGGCCGAGGTCAAAATTGGCGCATCCCCCAAAATCGGGGACGGCTCCCTCAAAGGAAAGCCTGCCGTCATTTTGACCGTAATGAAGCAGCCCGCTACCAATACACTCGCCCTCACCGCCACAATCGACGACGCCATCACCGAATTGCAAGCGACCTTGCCCAAAGACGTCGAGATTAACACCAAAATTTTCAGACAAGCCGACTTCATCAACGCCTCCATCGGCAACATCAAAAAAACCCTGTTGGAAGGCAGCATTTTTGTGGTCATCATCCTCCTGCTGTTTCTGATGAATTGGCGGGCTACACTTATTTCATTGCTGGCCATTCCGATTTCCTTGATCGTAGCCATTCTCACCCTCAAGTGGCTCGGCTTCACGATCAATACCATGAGCCTTGGCGGAATGGCCATTGCGATCGGGGCCTTGGTCGACGATGCGATCATCGATGTCGAAAACGTATTTCGAAGGCTCAAGGAAGATGCCCTCAAACCCGTCGGGGAGCGGCGGGACAAACTCAAAGTAATCTTTGATGCCTCCGTCGAAATCCGGACCTCCATCATCAATGCGACCTTCATCATCATCGTCGCCTTTGTGCCGCTTTTTTTCCTGTCCGGCATGGAAGGGAAGTTGCTTGCGCCATTGGGGATCGCCTTCATTGTCTCGCTGTTTGCATCGCTGATTGTATCGATCACCCTGACACCCGTTTTGGGAAGCTACCTGCTCACGAATGAAAAGATGCTGCAACGCCAACACAAGGAAACCTGGCTCGTCGCGCGGTTGCAACGCGGCTATTCCTTGCTGCTCATCTTCGTGATGCGTTACCGCAAGACCGTCATCGGAACCTCTTCCTTGCTGCTCGCGGTTGCGCTTGCACTCGCGACGCAACTCGGCAGAAGCTTCTTGCCAGAATTTAACGAAGGTTCGCTCGTGATCAGTGCCGTAAGCCTTCCGGGCATTTCCCTCGAAGAAAGCAACAAAATCGGGACACGCGTCGAAATGGCATTGCTCTCCATCCCGGAAATCAAGATCACCACAAGACGTACCGGCCGGGCCGAACTTGACGAACATGCGCAAGGGGTGAATGCAGCGGAAATCGATGCGCCTTTCGTATTGACAGACCGGAGCCGCGAGGAATTTATGACGGAGCTACGGGAAAAGCTTGCGGGTGTATCGGGCGCCAACATTACGATCGGGCAGCCCATCGGGCACCGCATCGACCACATGCTCTCCGGAACGCGCGCCAATATTGCGGTGAAGATTTTCGGCACGGATTTGAACCGCCTGTTTACGCTATCCAACGAGATCAAAGACCAAATTCAAGGTATCGAAGGGCTCGTGGACCTCAGCGTCGAACAGCAGGTGGAAATTCCTCAGGTTCAGATCAGGGCAAAGCGCGCACTGCTCAATCATTATGGCATTACCATCGGGCAATTCAAGGAATTTGTGGATGTCGCCTTTGCCGGGGAAAAGGTCTCCGAAATTTATGAGGGCAACAAAACCTTTGACTTGATGCTGCGATTTGACGACGCCAACAAAGGCAAAATCGAAAACATCCGCAACGCGATGATCGATACCCACGATGGTCAAAAGATACCGCTTTATGCTGTCGCAGACGTGGTGAGCACCACGGGGCCGAATACCATCAACCGTGAAAAAGTTCAACGCAAAACGGTTGTCTCCGCCAACGTCGCTGGACGGGACCAAAAAAGCGTGGTGGAAGAGATTCAAAAGATCGTCAATGAAAAGATTGCGTTGCCCGAAGGGTACCATATTGAGTACGGAGGCCAATTCGAGGCGGAGGCGGAAGCCTCGAAGACCTTGCTTTTCACCTCCTTGCTGTCGTTGCTGATCATCTTCCTCCTGCTGTTTCAGGAATTCAAGGAAGTCAAAACGGCTTCGATCATCTTGATCAACCTGCCGCTCGCCCTGATCGGCGGGGTATTCAGCATCTACCTGACTTCCGGCATCATGAGCATCCCCGCGATCATCGGGTTCATCACGCTTTTTGGCGTGGCGACGCGCAACGGCATCCTGCTTGTCTCGCATTACAAAACGCTCAGTGCGGAGGGTCTCGGCTTGTATGAGACCATCATTCAAGGTTCGAAGGACCGGTTGAGTCCGATTCTCATGACGGCACTCACGGCCGGGTTGGCGCTGATTCCGCTTGCCATCGCAGGCGACCTTCCTGGCAACGAGATTCAAAGTCCAATGGCCAAGGTCATTCTGGGCGGGCTCCTCACCTCCACCCTCCTCAATATCTTCATTGTGCCCGTGGTTTATTATATGTCCAACGCAAAATCCGCATCCAAATGA
- a CDS encoding carboxypeptidase regulatory-like domain-containing protein, translating into MKNAVKLLSLIFLIVFLGSCKKEGIGGNATLSGHVMHHAVNIPNATVYLKYGAKEFPGASTDVYDASTIASAGDGHFEFEELVAGDYYLYGVGYDSAISQAVFGGIPVNLKKNATLEVTLPVVE; encoded by the coding sequence ATGAAAAACGCAGTAAAACTTCTTTCGTTGATTTTCCTGATCGTATTCCTGGGCTCCTGCAAAAAGGAAGGAATTGGCGGTAATGCTACCCTTTCAGGGCATGTGATGCATCATGCGGTGAACATCCCCAATGCCACCGTTTATCTGAAATACGGGGCCAAAGAGTTCCCCGGAGCTAGCACCGATGTTTATGATGCCAGCACCATCGCAAGTGCAGGAGATGGCCATTTTGAATTTGAAGAATTGGTAGCGGGTGACTATTACCTATATGGGGTAGGCTATGACAGCGCCATTTCTCAAGCCGTTTTTGGCGGAATTCCAGTCAACTTGAAGAAAAACGCCACCTTGGAAGTGACCTTACCGGTGGTCGAATAA
- a CDS encoding efflux RND transporter periplasmic adaptor subunit, with amino-acid sequence MKKILLPLAMIAALLFGCNTEHGHSHAEEEQGLEALAYTLYTDKTELFVEFKPLVVGMESKFAAHFTKLGPLFTAFTEGTISLSLTVSGKTSRVKATEPSNPGIFRLALKPEIAGVGSLVFDIQTKEFTDKITIDSVTVYPDEKAALAVQASEAGGGGGDISYLKEQAWKVEFANEPVKRQPFTNVIKTSGQILSAPGDESLVTAKAGGIVHFLGANAIIGSEVAAGAALFTISGGDLAVGNLDASHREAKTNLDKAKVDLDRATDLVQDKLISQKEFQDTKLKYDLALIAFNTLGKNYSGSGQTITTQMGGFVKNILVTEGQRVEPGTALATISKNKKLILQANLSQKYFHLLNSIRSANIKATEGNAISTDSLHAQLVSYGKSTTANAPFVPISFEIDNTGNIIPGSVVEVFLKSDPIPDALVIPVSALVEEQGAFFVYVQTEGESFQKREVKLGANDGIQVQVLGGISEGERVVTQGAYQIKLSQASGTLPAHGHEH; translated from the coding sequence ATGAAAAAAATTCTATTGCCTTTGGCAATGATCGCGGCACTCTTGTTCGGTTGCAATACAGAACATGGTCATTCCCACGCGGAGGAGGAGCAAGGCTTGGAAGCATTGGCCTACACGCTTTATACAGACAAGACGGAGCTGTTTGTCGAATTCAAGCCGCTTGTGGTGGGAATGGAAAGCAAATTTGCAGCCCACTTTACGAAGCTGGGGCCCTTGTTTACCGCCTTTACCGAGGGTACGATTTCGCTTTCGCTGACTGTGAGCGGAAAAACATCCAGAGTAAAGGCCACCGAACCTTCCAATCCAGGGATTTTCAGACTTGCCTTGAAACCGGAAATCGCCGGGGTAGGCAGTCTCGTCTTTGACATTCAAACCAAGGAATTCACCGACAAGATCACGATCGACAGCGTCACGGTCTATCCCGACGAAAAGGCGGCGCTTGCCGTTCAGGCTTCGGAAGCGGGCGGCGGCGGCGGCGACATCAGCTACCTCAAGGAACAGGCTTGGAAGGTTGAGTTTGCCAACGAACCGGTCAAAAGGCAGCCCTTTACCAATGTGATCAAGACCAGCGGCCAAATTCTCTCAGCACCCGGCGACGAATCCCTCGTTACCGCGAAGGCAGGAGGTATCGTCCATTTCCTCGGTGCCAACGCCATCATTGGATCCGAAGTCGCGGCGGGCGCAGCGCTTTTCACGATCTCGGGCGGCGATCTTGCTGTTGGCAACCTCGATGCGAGCCACCGGGAGGCCAAAACCAATCTGGACAAGGCCAAGGTCGATTTGGACAGGGCTACAGACTTGGTGCAGGACAAACTCATTTCCCAGAAGGAGTTCCAAGACACGAAGCTCAAATACGACCTCGCCCTGATCGCCTTCAATACCCTTGGAAAGAATTATTCCGGATCCGGGCAAACGATCACGACGCAGATGGGAGGCTTTGTCAAGAACATACTTGTTACCGAAGGACAGCGGGTAGAGCCTGGCACCGCCTTGGCAACGATTTCCAAAAACAAGAAGCTGATCTTGCAAGCCAACCTTTCCCAGAAATATTTCCACCTGCTCAATTCGATCCGATCTGCCAACATCAAAGCGACGGAAGGAAATGCCATCAGCACCGACAGCCTGCATGCGCAATTGGTTTCGTATGGCAAAAGCACAACTGCCAATGCGCCGTTTGTACCGATTTCCTTTGAAATCGACAATACCGGCAACATCATTCCGGGTTCGGTGGTCGAAGTATTTCTCAAATCCGATCCGATTCCTGACGCGTTGGTGATTCCGGTTTCGGCTTTGGTCGAGGAACAAGGAGCCTTCTTTGTCTATGTCCAAACCGAAGGGGAGAGCTTTCAAAAACGTGAGGTGAAGCTGGGCGCCAATGACGGAATTCAGGTTCAGGTGCTTGGCGGCATCAGCGAGGGCGAACGCGTCGTGACCCAAGGTGCCTATCAGATCAAGTTGTCGCAAGCCTCGGGAACCTTGCCCGCGCATGGCCACGAGCATTGA